From Candidatus Cybelea sp., a single genomic window includes:
- a CDS encoding Lrp/AsnC ligand binding domain-containing protein produces MVSAFILMRVERQRLRSIADDLLAVEGIAEVYSVAGPYDLVAIARVKRHEELNDLVTEHVAALDGILSTETLIAFRSFSKKDLGLLWDVGD; encoded by the coding sequence ATGGTAAGCGCCTTCATCCTCATGAGGGTCGAACGGCAGCGGCTGCGCTCGATCGCTGACGATTTGCTCGCCGTCGAGGGGATTGCCGAAGTCTACTCGGTCGCGGGACCCTACGATCTCGTTGCCATCGCTCGCGTGAAACGGCACGAAGAGCTCAACGATCTGGTGACCGAGCACGTCGCAGCGCTCGACGGCATCCTCAGCACCGAAACGCTGATCGCCTTCAGGTCCTTCTCGAAGAAGGATCTCGGCCTGCTCTGGGACGTCGGCGACTGA
- the cysK gene encoding cysteine synthase A, which yields MARIYDNLADTFGNTPLVKIPRLNEGVPGTVLVKMESFNPAGSVKDRIGVSMIEAGEREGRLLPGMTILEPTSGNTGIALAFVAAAKGYPIILVMPDTMTIERRSLLKAYGAQVVLTPGAEGMPGAIRRASEIAAAAPGKYFVPAQFENPANPEVHRRTTAEEIWRDTDGAVDAVVSAVGTGGTITGVGEVLRARKPGVRIIAVEPDASPVLSGGKPGPHKIQGTGAGFVPKVLNTEVYQEVIRVTDADAIATARRLAREEGMLVGISAGANVWAALQVAKRPEMRGKLIVTIGCDTGERYLSNPVFADQEATIVEPALV from the coding sequence ATGGCACGTATCTACGACAATTTGGCCGATACGTTCGGCAACACGCCGCTGGTCAAAATACCGCGTCTGAACGAGGGCGTTCCGGGCACCGTCCTGGTGAAGATGGAATCGTTCAATCCCGCGGGTTCCGTGAAAGACCGCATCGGCGTCTCGATGATCGAGGCCGGCGAGCGCGAAGGGCGGCTTCTGCCCGGAATGACGATTCTGGAGCCGACGAGCGGTAATACCGGCATCGCGCTTGCGTTCGTCGCCGCGGCCAAGGGGTATCCGATCATCCTCGTGATGCCCGACACGATGACGATCGAACGCCGCAGCCTCCTCAAAGCCTATGGCGCGCAAGTCGTGCTGACTCCCGGAGCGGAGGGAATGCCCGGTGCGATTCGCCGCGCGAGCGAGATCGCCGCGGCAGCGCCCGGAAAGTATTTCGTGCCCGCGCAGTTCGAGAATCCCGCGAATCCGGAGGTTCATCGCCGCACGACGGCCGAAGAGATTTGGCGCGACACCGACGGCGCGGTCGATGCCGTCGTCTCGGCGGTCGGCACCGGCGGCACGATCACCGGCGTTGGTGAGGTTTTGAGAGCGAGAAAACCCGGCGTGCGAATTATCGCCGTCGAGCCCGATGCTTCGCCCGTTCTTTCGGGCGGCAAACCGGGCCCGCATAAGATTCAAGGTACCGGCGCCGGCTTCGTGCCGAAAGTTCTCAATACCGAGGTCTACCAGGAGGTCATTCGCGTTACGGACGCCGACGCAATCGCGACCGCGCGCCGCCTCGCACGCGAAGAGGGTATGCTCGTCGGCATCTCCGCGGGCGCGAACGTTTGGGCTGCGCTGCAAGTCGCAAAGCGGCCGGAGATGCGCGGCAAGCTTATCGTCACGATCGGCTGCGATACCGGCGAACGCTACCTGAGCAATCCGGTATTCGCCGACCAAGAAGCGACGATCGTCGAACCAGCGCTGGTTTGA
- a CDS encoding Phenylacetic acid catabolic protein, whose protein sequence is MNRVSTFDDWIGMLDEWRRDIGLDRELVDRFMPGYRFEAKYGELPTPEIYFGDFKGDRRWERVREIPDQRMRDAVLNMVVYQGDTEFASNEQQRFLVNNAPSEYDLASLVRIMVEETRHGYQMCHLMVEHFGSEGKIEAQKMLERRAFGKKNRLLNAFNEDVTHWLDFFAYTNFMDRDGKFQLTMLSHSSFAPLASSMGPMLREEAFHMGTGITGLRRIAKAGVIPVEIQQKYYNKWISGSLDLFGTDHSGSAQWAYTWGIKGRVDEDKAGDAADKEHLNERARRQFYDEVAATVARVNEVNAAETAFYVPDMRFNRMIGEFAGQRYSVDGRKLSEAEWETYARGVLPNAADDATLKEFFKDPNWIAPKGKLA, encoded by the coding sequence ATGAACCGTGTATCGACCTTTGACGACTGGATCGGGATGCTGGATGAGTGGCGCCGCGACATCGGGCTCGACCGTGAGCTCGTCGACCGCTTTATGCCCGGCTATCGCTTCGAGGCCAAATACGGCGAACTGCCGACGCCCGAGATCTACTTCGGCGATTTCAAGGGGGACCGCCGCTGGGAGCGTGTCCGCGAGATCCCCGATCAGCGGATGCGCGACGCCGTGCTCAATATGGTCGTTTATCAGGGCGACACCGAGTTTGCCTCCAACGAGCAACAGCGGTTTCTCGTAAACAACGCACCCAGCGAATACGATCTGGCGTCGCTGGTCCGCATCATGGTCGAAGAGACTCGTCACGGTTATCAGATGTGCCACCTGATGGTCGAGCACTTCGGCAGCGAGGGCAAAATCGAGGCGCAGAAAATGCTCGAACGGCGCGCGTTCGGAAAGAAGAACCGGCTGCTCAATGCGTTCAACGAGGACGTTACGCACTGGCTCGACTTCTTCGCCTACACGAACTTCATGGACCGCGACGGCAAGTTCCAGCTGACGATGCTCTCGCACTCGAGCTTTGCGCCCTTAGCCTCTTCAATGGGGCCGATGCTGCGCGAAGAGGCCTTCCACATGGGAACGGGGATCACGGGTCTGCGACGCATCGCCAAGGCCGGCGTGATTCCGGTCGAGATCCAGCAGAAGTACTACAACAAGTGGATCTCGGGTTCGCTCGACCTTTTCGGCACCGATCACTCCGGCTCGGCGCAGTGGGCCTATACCTGGGGCATTAAGGGCCGGGTCGATGAGGATAAGGCCGGCGACGCAGCCGACAAGGAACACCTCAACGAACGCGCTCGCCGGCAGTTTTACGACGAAGTTGCGGCGACGGTCGCGCGCGTGAACGAAGTCAACGCCGCCGAGACGGCTTTCTACGTTCCCGACATGCGTTTCAATCGAATGATCGGCGAGTTCGCGGGTCAGCGCTACAGCGTCGACGGCCGCAAGCTGAGCGAAGCGGAGTGGGAAACCTACGCGCGCGGCGTTTTGCCGAACGCCGCCGACGACGCCACCCTCAAAGAATTTTTCAAAGATCCCAACTGGATCGCCCCTAAAGGAAAACTCGCATGA
- a CDS encoding serine hydrolase domain-containing protein, with protein sequence MHNRLLLRTLASLGIAALQPLAPARAGAASGMPDALDAIAAYAPRAMREQGTPGLSVAITDRTRTLRIITLGFANRETQSPVTGETRFAIGSITKSMTALALLELRDSGRLDLSAPVRRYLPWFAIKSLGGPILVHELLSHTAGIPDDYAAEPGYVYDVWALRTAKTLFVPGTSWSYSNDGYATAGAVLARLDGKPWADALQARVLQPIGMRASSPVFTPDQMTDAAVGYQFRDNDRPASLAPPLVPSPPFDFVDPAGSVLSTPEDMARYIRFYLNGGKTAGGSRLISPATFAAMTSADTFSNGRPAGSPSTVLEEAPAFYRQYAYGLATFADGGDRLIGHTGGISGYTACMQANLTRGYGVIAFANLVEAPLHPCAIVLYAMKVLRAQSLGEPLPAAPPAPDPAHVARAAEYEGTYSAAGSPPLRVAARGDRLYLEDAGREIALYSRGTDLFWADAPQFAVFLLAFGRDRQSKVVEMSYGSRWLANERYRGPQTFAHPASWNALVGRYENTFFGQPAITRAVIVKDKLTLDGVSPLRPLANGNFALGDSIVRFDASAGGRAQRLSIDDTHFYRMELP encoded by the coding sequence ATGCATAACCGTCTCCTCCTCCGAACCCTCGCATCGCTGGGCATCGCAGCGCTCCAGCCGCTTGCGCCGGCGCGCGCCGGAGCAGCTTCGGGCATGCCGGACGCGCTCGACGCAATCGCTGCGTACGCGCCGCGAGCGATGCGCGAACAAGGTACGCCCGGTCTCTCGGTGGCGATCACCGACCGGACGAGAACGCTGCGAATCATTACCCTAGGCTTCGCGAATCGCGAAACGCAGTCACCAGTTACCGGTGAAACGAGATTCGCGATCGGTTCGATAACGAAGTCGATGACGGCGCTTGCGCTGCTCGAGCTGCGCGACTCCGGACGCCTCGATCTGAGCGCGCCGGTTCGGCGCTACCTTCCGTGGTTTGCAATCAAATCGCTGGGCGGCCCGATTCTCGTGCACGAGCTCCTCTCCCACACCGCAGGGATTCCGGACGATTACGCCGCCGAGCCGGGGTACGTCTACGACGTTTGGGCCTTACGCACGGCAAAAACGCTCTTTGTGCCCGGCACATCTTGGTCGTATTCGAACGACGGTTATGCGACGGCGGGCGCCGTACTCGCGCGTCTCGACGGGAAGCCGTGGGCCGACGCACTCCAAGCGCGCGTCCTCCAACCGATCGGAATGAGGGCGAGCTCACCGGTCTTTACGCCTGACCAAATGACCGATGCCGCCGTCGGTTATCAGTTCCGCGATAACGACCGGCCTGCGTCGCTCGCACCGCCGCTGGTTCCCTCACCGCCATTCGACTTTGTCGATCCGGCGGGTTCGGTGCTCTCAACGCCGGAGGATATGGCACGCTACATTCGCTTTTATTTAAACGGCGGGAAAACCGCCGGCGGAAGCCGCCTGATCTCGCCGGCGACGTTTGCCGCGATGACCTCCGCCGACACATTTTCGAATGGGAGACCGGCCGGGTCGCCGAGCACCGTACTCGAGGAAGCGCCGGCGTTTTACAGACAGTACGCTTACGGGCTGGCGACGTTCGCCGACGGCGGTGACCGCTTGATCGGGCACACCGGAGGCATCTCGGGATACACCGCTTGCATGCAAGCGAACCTCACGCGCGGATACGGCGTGATTGCGTTTGCGAACCTCGTCGAAGCGCCGCTTCATCCGTGCGCGATCGTGCTTTACGCAATGAAGGTACTGCGGGCGCAAAGCCTCGGCGAGCCGCTGCCTGCGGCGCCGCCGGCGCCCGATCCGGCGCACGTCGCGCGAGCTGCCGAATACGAGGGAACCTATTCGGCCGCAGGCTCGCCGCCACTGCGGGTTGCCGCACGAGGTGACCGGCTCTACCTGGAAGACGCCGGTAGAGAGATCGCGCTCTACTCACGCGGAACGGATCTCTTTTGGGCCGACGCACCGCAGTTCGCAGTCTTTTTGCTGGCGTTCGGACGCGACCGGCAGAGCAAGGTCGTCGAGATGAGTTACGGCTCGCGCTGGTTGGCAAACGAGCGCTACCGCGGACCACAGACCTTTGCTCATCCGGCCAGTTGGAATGCACTGGTTGGCCGTTACGAGAACACGTTCTTCGGTCAGCCGGCGATCACCCGAGCGGTGATCGTCAAAGACAAGCTCACCCTCGACGGGGTCAGCCCGCTGCGGCCGCTCGCAAACGGCAACTTCGCGCTGGGAGATTCGATCGTGCGCTTCGACGCGTCCGCCGGCGGCCGCGCGCAGCGCTTGAGCATCGACGACACGCACTTCTACCGGATGGAGCTGCCGTAG
- a CDS encoding aldehyde dehydrogenase family protein, with the protein MTSTQTMPKTQLLIGGAWRDAADGATYEIRNPATGVKLAEVADATKDDLNDAVAAARRAFDTGKWATMAASRRAKVIYKLSQLIAEHADELALREVRNNGKTIGTARGELSAIVDTFEFYAGAATKNYGDTLPPPLPTYLANTVREPVGVVGAIVPWNFPMLLASWKVAPALAAGCTIVLKPAHVTPLTAIELGRLALEAGVPEGVLNVVTGSRSGLGALLVEHPGVDKIAFTGSTETGRTVAAAAARTLKRVTLELGGKSPSVIFDDADVDAAIAGALYGVYYNAGQCCEARSRILVHTPIFDRFAEGFAQKAQRLRVGDPEDTQTQIGAITTTEQFEKIRSYCEVGAAEGARALFGGGSPTLGDSFEGGTFWNPTAYEAQSSHRIVREEIFGPVAVLVRFDDEAQAIALANDSEYGLAASVWTSNIGRANRVARAIRSGSVAINTPYAVFPGVPFGGYKASGYGRELGMETMRLYSETKSVLTYIGERPMDPFRV; encoded by the coding sequence ATGACTTCAACGCAGACGATGCCCAAAACGCAGCTTCTGATCGGCGGAGCGTGGCGAGATGCCGCGGACGGGGCGACGTACGAAATTCGAAACCCCGCGACCGGTGTCAAGCTTGCCGAAGTTGCGGATGCGACCAAAGACGATCTCAACGATGCGGTCGCTGCCGCTCGCCGGGCCTTCGATACCGGAAAGTGGGCGACGATGGCCGCATCGCGCCGCGCAAAGGTTATTTACAAACTGTCGCAGCTGATCGCCGAGCACGCCGACGAGCTCGCGCTGCGCGAGGTGCGAAACAACGGCAAGACGATCGGAACCGCGCGCGGCGAGCTCTCCGCGATCGTCGATACGTTCGAGTTCTATGCCGGAGCGGCAACCAAGAACTACGGCGACACGCTCCCGCCGCCGCTGCCGACCTATCTCGCGAACACCGTGCGCGAACCGGTCGGCGTCGTCGGCGCGATCGTCCCTTGGAACTTTCCCATGCTGCTGGCATCGTGGAAGGTTGCGCCCGCGCTCGCCGCCGGGTGCACGATCGTGCTCAAGCCGGCGCACGTGACGCCGCTTACGGCCATCGAGTTGGGAAGGCTCGCCCTGGAAGCCGGCGTACCCGAAGGCGTTCTCAACGTCGTAACCGGATCGCGCAGCGGCTTGGGCGCCCTGCTCGTCGAGCATCCTGGGGTCGACAAGATTGCGTTCACCGGGTCTACCGAAACCGGCAGAACCGTTGCCGCGGCGGCGGCTAGAACGCTCAAACGGGTTACGTTGGAGTTAGGCGGCAAGTCGCCGTCGGTCATCTTCGACGATGCGGACGTCGACGCGGCGATCGCCGGTGCGCTCTACGGCGTTTACTATAACGCGGGTCAGTGCTGCGAAGCCCGTTCGCGGATCCTCGTTCACACGCCGATCTTCGATCGCTTCGCGGAGGGCTTCGCGCAGAAAGCGCAGCGGCTGCGCGTCGGCGATCCCGAGGATACGCAGACGCAGATCGGGGCGATTACCACGACGGAGCAGTTCGAGAAGATTCGCAGCTATTGCGAGGTTGGCGCTGCCGAAGGGGCGCGCGCGCTCTTCGGCGGAGGCTCCCCGACGCTCGGCGATTCGTTCGAAGGCGGGACGTTCTGGAATCCGACGGCATATGAAGCCCAAAGCTCGCACCGCATCGTGCGGGAGGAGATCTTCGGGCCGGTCGCGGTCTTGGTCCGTTTCGACGACGAAGCGCAGGCAATCGCGCTGGCCAACGACAGTGAATACGGTTTGGCTGCGAGCGTCTGGACTTCGAACATTGGACGCGCGAACCGCGTCGCGCGCGCAATCCGCAGCGGTTCGGTTGCGATCAATACGCCGTACGCGGTCTTTCCCGGCGTTCCGTTCGGCGGGTACAAAGCCTCCGGATACGGCCGCGAGCTGGGAATGGAGACGATGCGTCTCTACAGCGAAACCAAAAGCGTCCTCACCTACATCGGAGAGAGACCGATGGATCCGTTTCGAGTATAG
- a CDS encoding asparaginase: MISPELLVDVTRGDYVESVHRVAACAADANGRVQFAAGDIESPVYLRSTAKPFIAAAAIQAGVAARFGLEPREIAVMTASHVGEPFHVAAVESILRKIGLDASALQCGVHAPYDEAAAAALRRTDTAPTVLHNNCSGKHAGILALCLAIGADIATYLRVDNPAQQRILALCARVSDDDATRWPLAVDGCGIPVYATGLRNAATSFARLATLAEVDDADARALEVVRDAMLAYPQYVAGTSQFDTELMIAGAGNLVSKAGAEGVQGASAVAEGYGFAAKVVDGASRARGPASISALARLGLLDEVKAARLARFARPAVYNRAGVAVGEIAVRDRV; encoded by the coding sequence TTGATTTCTCCGGAGCTTCTGGTCGACGTAACCCGCGGCGACTACGTCGAGTCCGTCCATCGGGTGGCGGCCTGCGCGGCAGACGCGAACGGACGCGTGCAGTTCGCCGCCGGCGATATCGAATCGCCGGTCTACCTGCGCTCGACCGCAAAGCCGTTCATCGCCGCCGCAGCGATCCAAGCCGGCGTCGCCGCGCGGTTCGGGCTCGAACCGCGTGAGATCGCGGTGATGACGGCGTCGCACGTCGGAGAGCCGTTCCATGTGGCCGCCGTCGAATCTATTCTGAGGAAGATCGGCTTGGACGCATCTGCGCTGCAATGCGGCGTGCATGCGCCGTATGACGAAGCTGCGGCGGCGGCATTGCGCCGGACCGATACCGCCCCGACCGTGCTCCACAATAACTGCTCCGGAAAGCACGCGGGGATCCTCGCTCTGTGCCTGGCGATCGGCGCCGACATCGCCACGTACCTGCGCGTCGACAATCCCGCGCAGCAGCGCATTCTCGCGCTGTGTGCGCGAGTCTCGGACGACGACGCGACGAGGTGGCCGCTCGCCGTCGACGGCTGCGGCATACCGGTCTACGCTACGGGGCTGCGAAATGCGGCGACGTCGTTTGCGCGTTTGGCGACGCTGGCAGAGGTCGACGACGCCGATGCGCGCGCACTCGAAGTCGTTCGAGACGCTATGCTCGCGTATCCGCAGTACGTTGCCGGCACCAGCCAGTTCGATACCGAACTGATGATCGCAGGCGCGGGTAACCTCGTTTCGAAGGCAGGCGCGGAGGGCGTGCAGGGTGCGAGCGCGGTCGCCGAGGGCTACGGTTTTGCCGCGAAGGTCGTCGACGGCGCATCGCGAGCGAGGGGACCCGCCTCAATCAGCGCGCTTGCGCGCCTGGGACTTCTCGACGAGGTAAAAGCCGCTCGGCTGGCGCGTTTTGCGCGGCCGGCCGTGTACAATCGGGCCGGAGTTGCCGTTGGGGAGATAGCCGTCCGGGATCGTGTCTGA
- a CDS encoding PaaX family transcriptional regulator C-terminal domain-containing protein, translated as MPESAPVAPRAVSRPNSFIFTLYGDMVHRLEPDGTLWIGALIRIMASFGISSQAVRQAVSRMSRQGWLVARREGNRAYYAVTPRGRRRIEELSPRIYGPVIEWDGRWRLLSYAIGEAHRRHRERLRKELSALGWAPLSPSTWISPSDTLGAAREAAAATETLDAIHLFTAQYSGPLRDRELLDRCWDVNRIAAAYREFVARYSPRFERELSHGDLGDEAALVERLWLVHDYRRFTYVDPGLPSELLPAHWPGTAAAALFREYYAAIEKKSQRFFHLCAQ; from the coding sequence ATGCCTGAGTCGGCGCCCGTCGCTCCCCGAGCCGTAAGCCGCCCGAATTCGTTCATTTTCACGCTCTACGGCGATATGGTGCATCGACTCGAACCCGACGGAACGCTCTGGATTGGGGCCTTGATCCGGATCATGGCATCCTTTGGAATCTCTTCCCAGGCGGTACGCCAGGCCGTTTCACGGATGAGCCGGCAGGGCTGGCTGGTCGCGCGCCGTGAGGGAAACCGGGCGTACTATGCCGTCACTCCCCGGGGCCGCCGAAGAATCGAAGAGCTCAGCCCCCGTATCTACGGGCCGGTCATCGAGTGGGACGGCCGTTGGCGCCTGCTGAGCTACGCGATCGGCGAGGCGCACCGCCGGCACCGCGAACGCCTCCGCAAGGAGCTCTCGGCGCTCGGTTGGGCTCCGCTCTCCCCGTCAACGTGGATATCGCCCTCGGATACGCTGGGGGCGGCCCGGGAGGCGGCGGCGGCGACCGAGACTCTCGACGCCATTCATCTCTTTACGGCCCAATACAGCGGCCCGTTGCGCGATCGCGAACTGCTCGATCGATGCTGGGACGTCAACAGAATCGCGGCGGCATATCGGGAGTTCGTCGCCCGATACAGCCCCCGGTTCGAGCGCGAACTCTCACACGGCGACCTAGGCGACGAAGCCGCTCTCGTCGAGCGGCTCTGGCTGGTCCACGACTACCGGCGATTTACCTATGTAGACCCGGGCCTCCCTAGCGAGCTCCTTCCGGCGCACTGGCCGGGGACGGCGGCGGCAGCGCTCTTTCGCGAGTACTACGCCGCGATCGAAAAGAAATCACAACGGTTCTTTCATCTTTGCGCGCAGTGA
- a CDS encoding NADP-dependent oxidoreductase, translated as MKAAVIEHRGDRGELKEIPVPQPASHEILVRVTAAGVNPMDWKIRDRGGRAMPFVLGQDFAGIVSATGPGVLKYHEGERLFGIARAHGAYAEYTLVPDDDHSQPIAKIPDDVGDAEAAALPTAGLTALAALDALGVEKGSIVVVLAASGGVGSFSVQIARDRGARVIGTARRSNEQLARSLGVDEFIAYDEQNVVETIRAAHPHGVDAVLDLVDGPDAISAMAGTLKKGGKIVSTIGAADVKWFSERGLFAININMAETPTSSHAGLRELLKMLEGGAIRVMIGGERSLADAVAALDESKSGSVDGKLILTVD; from the coding sequence ATGAAAGCTGCGGTTATCGAGCACCGTGGCGACCGCGGGGAGCTCAAAGAAATTCCGGTTCCCCAGCCGGCGTCCCACGAAATTTTGGTCCGCGTTACGGCGGCGGGCGTCAACCCCATGGATTGGAAAATACGCGATAGAGGTGGGCGCGCGATGCCGTTCGTCCTCGGGCAGGACTTCGCCGGCATTGTCAGCGCGACGGGCCCAGGCGTTTTGAAATACCACGAAGGCGAGCGCCTATTCGGCATCGCGCGCGCTCACGGTGCGTACGCCGAGTACACGCTTGTTCCCGATGACGATCACTCCCAGCCGATCGCCAAGATCCCCGACGACGTCGGCGATGCGGAAGCCGCGGCGCTCCCGACGGCCGGACTTACTGCGCTGGCCGCGCTCGACGCGCTCGGCGTTGAAAAAGGTTCGATCGTGGTGGTGCTGGCAGCGAGCGGCGGCGTCGGGAGCTTTTCGGTGCAGATCGCGCGTGACCGCGGGGCGCGCGTCATTGGAACCGCGCGTCGATCGAACGAGCAGCTCGCGCGCTCGCTCGGAGTCGACGAGTTCATTGCCTATGATGAGCAGAACGTCGTGGAAACAATCCGGGCTGCCCATCCGCACGGCGTCGACGCGGTTTTGGACTTGGTCGACGGCCCGGACGCGATCTCCGCGATGGCGGGCACGCTCAAGAAGGGTGGGAAAATCGTCTCGACCATCGGTGCCGCCGACGTGAAATGGTTCTCCGAGCGCGGCCTGTTCGCAATCAATATCAATATGGCAGAAACGCCGACGTCTTCTCACGCAGGTTTGCGAGAGCTGCTCAAGATGCTCGAAGGCGGAGCAATCCGCGTAATGATCGGGGGCGAGCGCAGCCTGGCCGACGCCGTCGCCGCGCTCGATGAAAGTAAAAGCGGGTCGGTCGACGGTAAGCTGATCCTTACCGTCGACTAA
- a CDS encoding enoyl-CoA hydratase/isomerase family protein: MTTTVNGPAQQTPFGREARTLDTKRVINYWKDGHVGFVEMDDPPANTYTHEMMRQLDEAILDARFDPEVEVIVLTGKGEKFFSAGANIGMLNQVTPEFKYMFCLHANETLSRLEQTPKLVVAALNGHCIGGGLEIAMAADLRIARKDAGKIGLPEVALGVLPGTGGTQRLARLVGKSRAIELMTTGKTVSFEQALDWGMINDLFEGSAAEFREQITDYAKQFCSPNKAPMAVGHIKRSVQTGAELPLQDALALERELQSLLFKSEDAKEGLAAYNEKRVARFKNK; the protein is encoded by the coding sequence ATGACAACGACCGTTAACGGACCCGCACAACAGACGCCCTTCGGCCGCGAGGCGCGCACGCTCGATACCAAGCGCGTCATTAACTATTGGAAAGACGGCCACGTCGGATTCGTCGAGATGGACGACCCGCCTGCAAACACCTACACCCACGAGATGATGCGTCAGCTGGACGAAGCGATTTTGGACGCGCGCTTCGATCCCGAAGTCGAAGTCATCGTGCTCACCGGCAAAGGCGAGAAGTTCTTCTCGGCCGGCGCGAACATCGGGATGCTCAACCAAGTGACGCCCGAGTTTAAGTACATGTTCTGTTTGCACGCCAACGAGACGCTGTCGCGCCTGGAACAAACGCCGAAGCTCGTCGTCGCCGCGCTCAACGGCCACTGCATCGGGGGCGGTCTGGAGATCGCAATGGCGGCCGACCTGCGGATCGCACGCAAAGACGCAGGGAAGATCGGCCTTCCGGAAGTCGCGCTCGGCGTGCTTCCCGGCACCGGCGGCACGCAGCGATTGGCGAGGCTCGTCGGCAAGTCGCGCGCGATCGAGCTGATGACGACCGGCAAGACGGTCAGCTTCGAACAGGCGCTGGACTGGGGCATGATCAACGACCTCTTCGAAGGCAGCGCGGCCGAGTTCCGCGAGCAAATCACCGATTACGCAAAACAGTTCTGCTCGCCGAACAAGGCGCCGATGGCCGTCGGCCATATCAAACGCAGCGTGCAGACCGGCGCGGAGTTGCCGCTCCAGGATGCGCTCGCGCTCGAACGCGAACTGCAATCGCTGCTTTTCAAGAGCGAAGACGCCAAAGAAGGCCTCGCTGCTTATAACGAAAAGCGCGTCGCCCGCTTCAAGAACAAGTAG
- a CDS encoding acetyl-CoA C-acyltransferase — MSREVWVIDAVRTPIGRYGGRLASVRPDDLAAVAVRAIVERTRVAPERIDDVYFGAANQSGEDNRNVARMAVLLADLPLEIPGTTLNRLCGSSLQAINSAAQAIAFGEGDVMIAGGVESMTRAPYVLPKGESPFARGQQIFDTVLGWRMINPKMPPEHTVSLGETAENVAAQYGITREAQDRFAFESQMKCKAAVERDAFAPELVSVAVAAAGAPPSEVTQDEHPRPATTIEALSKLKPAFRKDGSVTAGNSSGINDGAAAVLLCEADAARSLGLRPMARFIASACAGVAPSVMGLGPIPATRKALARAKLGVERLDLIEINEAFASQAIACMRELGFDPQRTNVNGGAIALGHPLGASGARIVTTLLHEMERRRARYGLATMCIGVGQGIATVFERVE; from the coding sequence ATGAGCCGCGAGGTTTGGGTCATCGACGCCGTTCGGACGCCGATCGGCCGATACGGCGGACGACTGGCGTCGGTGCGACCCGACGACCTTGCTGCCGTCGCAGTGCGCGCGATCGTCGAACGCACGCGCGTCGCACCGGAGCGCATCGACGACGTGTATTTCGGTGCCGCCAACCAGAGCGGAGAGGATAATCGCAACGTCGCGCGGATGGCCGTGCTGCTTGCGGATCTGCCGCTCGAGATTCCCGGAACGACGCTCAACCGTCTTTGCGGTTCGAGCCTCCAAGCGATCAACTCGGCGGCGCAAGCCATTGCTTTCGGGGAGGGCGACGTCATGATTGCCGGCGGGGTCGAATCGATGACGCGCGCGCCCTACGTTCTGCCCAAAGGCGAGTCGCCGTTTGCGCGAGGACAGCAGATCTTCGATACCGTTCTCGGCTGGCGCATGATCAATCCGAAGATGCCGCCGGAGCATACGGTATCGCTCGGCGAGACCGCCGAGAACGTCGCTGCGCAGTACGGCATCACGCGCGAAGCGCAAGACCGGTTCGCCTTTGAGTCGCAGATGAAGTGTAAAGCCGCGGTCGAACGCGATGCTTTCGCGCCGGAGCTGGTCTCGGTAGCGGTAGCGGCAGCGGGTGCGCCGCCAAGCGAGGTAACCCAAGACGAACATCCACGCCCGGCCACCACGATCGAAGCGTTGAGCAAGCTAAAGCCCGCGTTTCGAAAAGACGGGAGCGTAACGGCCGGCAACTCTTCGGGCATCAACGATGGTGCGGCTGCCGTGCTGCTCTGCGAGGCGGACGCGGCGCGGAGCCTCGGCCTGCGCCCGATGGCGCGCTTCATCGCATCGGCTTGCGCCGGGGTTGCACCCAGCGTTATGGGCTTAGGGCCGATTCCTGCAACGCGCAAGGCCTTGGCCCGCGCGAAACTCGGCGTCGAACGGCTCGATCTGATCGAGATCAACGAGGCGTTTGCCTCCCAAGCAATCGCGTGCATGCGCGAGCTCGGATTCGATCCCCAGAGAACCAACGTCAACGGCGGCGCGATCGCACTCGGGCATCCGCTGGGAGCCAGCGGCGCGCGCATCGTCACGACCCTGCTGCACGAGATGGAGCGCAGGCGGGCGCGCTACGGCCTCGCCACGATGTGCATCGGCGTCGGCCAGGGGATTGCAACGGTATTCGAGCGGGTCGAGTAG